The genome window cttgatcttttctgtgattctaatagctcaaaagtgttgtaaagcctttaagtctcctccttctgttcttcaagttttcagttgtaaagtgaggagagaaaggtctgtaaaggttgtctcctgagcctgtcaaaaggagagaaattgtaaaagggctgtttggccttcgcctattgaaggaaggcccctagttgacgtcggcaacctcgtcggtggaggaagccaaaagtggagtaggtcaaggctgaccgaaccactctaaatctctggtttacgtttattttcgagcactttatcattactgcaaacctccttcattactactgctctctgcgctttcacgaacaagttctaagtgctgttcttccgaatctgcattcagacgtaaattcgtattttcatacattacagtttacgtttacgtttgattctgcagaactgtcttccgtgcttttacgaacgagcttctttgcagtttacacttacattttgatcctattgataactgcaaactgtcctctacaattttacgaacgagtttcaacatttagacgtaaaactgcattcagacgtaaatcggctttcctcgctcaatcatcagatctcagttcacgtttacgtcttgatttcaactgcatactgccttctgcgagtatacaaacaagtttcaaagtttagacgtaaatctgcgtctagacgtaaaactgcgtttagacgtaaatctgcgtttagacgtaaatctgagtttaagacgtaaatatgagtttagacgtaaatctgcgtttagacgtaaaactgcgtttagacgtaaatctgcgtttagacataaatctgcgtttagacgtaaaactgcgtttagacgtaaatctgagtttagacgtaaactgcgcttagacgcaaaactgcgcttagacgcaatctgcgcttagacgcaaactgcacttagatacaaactgagaatttgcttttgcatcataatagtttttgaacgaacgcagcttttggtttttaatcgctgtaagatttccgctgcactaattcaccccccccccccctcttagtgctctcgatcctaacaagttttaCAATTGTAATGTTAGGTAGATACCATAGCAACTTAATAATAGAATATTAGAAAGCtataaagaaaataatgagaTATCTATAGGGGACAAAAaattatatgctcatatatagGAGATTAGATCAGTTTGAAATAACAGAATATTTAGATGTTGATTTTGCAAATTGTCTCAACAGTAGGAAATCCACTCCatgatttatattcatgatagttGGAGAGGCAATTTCTTAGAAAAGTGTAAAGTAATTGCTTATTGCATCATTAACAATGGAAACTGAATTTGTAGCATACTttgaggtaacaaatcaagttttatgactATAAAATTTCATCTTAGGATTTGGTATGATCGACTCAATTGTCAAGctactgaagatattttgtgataacaccgcagtAGTTTTCTCCTCTAAGAATAGCAAACACTATAGTACTTCCAAGTACATCGAAATAAAGTACTCGATAGTGAAAGAAAGAGTCTAGgaacaacaagtgtcaattgaaAACCTAAGTACCATCATAATGATTGTTGACATATTTACTAAAGCtttataatctaaaatatttaaagaacatgttcttataatAAGACTCATAAGTAAGccaatatggtgatgcatgtttaggtgaatgttattattgatttttttcttgcttaattaaaattatttatttctactatcttgtttatgcatattatagttgaatataaAAAGAAGATTGTCTTGATAAGACAAATTAGAGGGGGTCATTATAGCTATATTATAAAAAGCTAACAATattatggtacatagaagggagtatgatattgatgatatacaaccgctatgactcgcttTGATAGTTtgatttaatatagtattattatgcttatttaacttattgacttatttttaaaattcatggctatgtataaaatacttttcaaaaattttaaaatcaaattagatgaaattaatttcaaataaattttatttttatttattttgattttaatttttttatatcttatcaattactaGTGCAAgtaggagaatgttagattagatAGCCCCAAttatttgataagatatattatattataaatcgATTGGATTATGATGAAAGTTATAATCAATAGAAAGGAAGTCGATATTAAGGTATGATTCCTTAAGAGATactcttgatgggaggaactctcataattaCTTATCATAGACCCTCTACTTTTGCTTATATATAAAAAAGACTTCCCAATGATTAAACATGAAACTACACATGGTTACATGGTGTGTGACCTGATGATAAGAGTTCACTGAAAGCTCGTTGGTAGATCAtcgggagtttgccgaaagttcaCTGAGAGTTTGATTAAACAATTGATATGCCAAACAACTTAGATTGCTTGTATCTTAATTGTTTTAGCGTTAACTATTATAGTtagaactttaatttgagttacttTTAGGAAAAAtcctgctaactcaattaggggttaacTAGATCCAAAACAGGACTGATTTGGGCTGGCTGGATAGTTCATTCAGCCACTTAGAACcacatcaggcggtggcactacctataCTAGGCAATGAAACTGCTTGAGGCTtggcctcctaggtggtctgggcaatAGTACTGCCTAAACAAGGCGGTGGTACCCCCGACAATTAATATTGCCAAGCAATGGTActaccctatcaggtggtgggacCACTAAAGCCCAATCTCTAAGGCTTAGTtagacggtggtatcgcccactatcatctgcaggcggtggtaccgcctaatactggcggtggtaccaccaatacctcgAAAAtatgggatgagacattttttgctccatttttgaagccattggggcctataaataccccactctttcctgcatgaaagagcacgaaagtgtgaacaaaagtcttaagattttgggttgtaaaagtgttaaagaggtactaagtgtcctcctccttctttagctttgtgatcattctaataaaggtgtgaggcttgtaaaggttgtctctatTGGGAACAAGTcggcgctaagaggggggggggggggggtttgaattagtacaacggataaAAACGTTGGTTTTAGAAAATTCTTTCATACATTGAAAACCAATCCCGAAAATATGCTTAACTTGCAAGCATGTTCGTAAACGTATTGAAAGCATTAAGCAACTAAGGAggcttgcagtaaggtaaattgcacaaaagaaacgcaaaccatatttttatagtggttcaatcatcgtgatctacatccactccaccgattcctcgttcatcgaggccaccgacatccactatccatcttcctttaataggcgaagactaaccaccttttacaactctttctccttttaccaagtttaggagataacccttacacccttacttactcctctctcaaactattctaacacttagaactttgagaagaGTTCACACACAATTAAAATAGAGTGAGTTCACACACTTAGAACTCTCTCAAACTTTGAGAAGAGTTGTGTGttgtttaaccagggataagaggagtatttataggctttaagttgattcaaacttggagcctaaaaaagtcTTATACAAAGTTTCTCGGgtataggcagtaccaccacctgtgttgtGCGGTGCCACTActagtgttagtctaacactaacactgcactaggtagtaacactgcccagtctggtggtaccatcgcttgacacctgacactgggcagtaccattgcccaaactgatggtaccaccacttgatagcctctcggagattgtgtttgggcagtaccacggcctgacacagtctcggaactgtgccacgacggtgccacctcttgggttactatttgggccttttcacttggcccaacacagtccttatatgggcccaactagtctctaattgggttggtccaattccaatcccaattatgtgctaactacgaattctaaggcatacactaagctaaataagttcgataagtcaaggtttcttccggcgagcttttggcgatctttcaacgaactttcgacgatttctCGATATTGTTCCAGCGAACTCcaagtaagctcctagactttacgacaatcttcttggcgagttccaatgagcttctttggcaagctcctggactgcttgatcaattccggcagaactttttaCAAAcgtccatccggacttccgatgaactctcgaactcccaacaaaatctcattctcaactccgagacttcattttgctttatgccttactatcgtagttaatcctgcatacataaaacatacttcgatctagacaattattactaagcatgaatcatattgttcggcatgtcattggtctatcgacgcttagtctgattcttcggcacatcgtcctctcttacggcctattgcccaatcgactaattgccctctgcaactccaatatccttggcacaatatctgctcttcttagcccgatgcccgaaaccatggcccaaagccttctgtcgttacatcgaccgatcctccgatgcgacatccaatcttctgacatatttttctccggcccaacatgattcttcctactttaattatctttctctgatcgaagcttcttgtgttgttcaaaatgtaaattaaatcatgaatactatcaatttatttcatcatcaaaaggagaaagagttttaAGAGAGTAAttggtcttcgctcattgaaggaagaccgttaatgtatgccggtggcctcgacggaagaggaatcaggagtagacataggtcacaataatcgaaccactataaatttggtgtgtgcTCACTTTTTgttcttcattactattgttctctattttaactgcttattacatttacttcaagtaaagcacactttcgatatcatttccGATACGGGTTTTATCGAAATGGTTTTTCTAAATCGTCGATGcttttatcataagcactaattcaccccctctcttagtgccgattttagTCTTAACCATAGCCTATGTTATTGGTATTGAGATACTCaatgatagatctcaaggattgctAGGATTGTCTCAAAAAGGATATATTAACCaagtcttggagagatttaatatccaGCTTTGTTCAGCTAATGATACACCAATTATTAGAGGTAAAAAATTGCAATCAAAACTAGTGTTTAAAAAATGACTTCGAAAAAAATCGAACGAAGGGTATTCCTTATGTATACACAGTTGAAAATCTATTATGTGCTCAAACTtgtataaagtaatatatcagtTTTACAATTGTAATGTTAAGTAGATACCATAGCAACTTAATAATAGAATATTATAAAGTTACAAAGAAAATAATGAGATATCTATATGGGATAAAAAATTATATGCTCATATACAAGAGATTAGATCAGTTTGAAATGATAGAATATTTAGATGTTGATTTTGCAAATTGTCTCAACAGTAGGAAATCCACTCCatgatttatattcatgatagtaGGAGAGGCAATTTCTTAGAAAAGTGTAAAGTAATTGCTTATTGCATCATTAACAATGGAAACTAAATTTATAGCATACTttgaggtaacaaatcaagttttatgactATGAAATTTCATCTTAGGACTTGGTATGATCAACTCAATTGTCAAGCTactgaaaatattttatgataacaccgcagtagttttcttctctaagaatagcAAATACTATAGTACTTCCAAGTACATCGAGATAAAGTACTCGATAGTGAAAGAAAGAGTCTAGgaacaacaagtgtcaattgaaAACCTAAGTACCATCATAATGATTGTTGACATATTTACTAAAGCtttataatctaaaatatttaaagaacaggTTCTTAGAATAAGACTCGTAAGTAAAccaatatggtgatgcatgtttaggtgaatgttattattgatttttttcttgcttaattaaaattatttatttctactatcatgtttatgcatattatagttgaatataaAAAGAAGATTGTCTTGATAAGACAAATTAGAGGGGTAATTATAGCTATATTATAAAAAGCTAACAATattatggtacatagaagggagtatgatattgatgatatacaaccgctatgactcgcttTGATAGTTtgatttaatatagtattattatacttatttaacttattgacttatttttaaaattcatggctatgtataaaatacttttcaaaatttttaaaatcaaattagatgaaattaatatcaaataattttttttattttattttgattttaaatttttttatatcttatcaattactagtgcaagtgggagaatattagattatatagCCCTAAttatttgataagatatattataaatcgaTTGGATTATGATGAAAGTTATAATCAATAGAAAGGAAGTCGATATTAAGGTAGGATTCCTTAAGAGATACTCTTGATGAGAGGAACTCTCATAATTACTTATCATAGACTCTCTACTTGCGCTTATATATAAAAAAGACTTCCCAAGGATTAAACATGAAACTACACATGGTTACACGGTGTGTGACCTGATGATATGGGATGTATCGTGATATTGAGAGATTACGGTTCCTCTCTCATCCTCCTTGTCTTTAATCTATCAATTTAAATAGTCTTGTGAAAATataggaagagaagaggagagtctagttctccttacaGATAAATAGAGGTTTTCGGATCCGATGGTGCCTTTACAAATCTAATCAAATTCTTTTCATATGACATTGAAAGGTATGTATCGTAAATCCAATATATCGTTATTTGATTCCAATCAAAGTATTTTCGTATTACAAATaatatattacagattttatattTACAGTTACTTCCAGTCCTGAAACCAAGGATACTTGCGAACGCCATTGCATGGTGTTATCTTCTCCATGTCGAAGCCACAGGATGATGAGCAAGTTGCCCGGTCGGTGCACTGCCGTAGCTTGTTGTTTTGCGTAAGAAAAGAAGATGGGGTAACAAGGCTGCTTCAACTCATTCAGAGTTGCAGTTAGGCCAGGGATCAGATTCTTTGCATGTCACAAACCGACTCATCTCTTCATCATGTATGCGTACCAATAATCTACTTGGGGCGGTTGCCTACCCTAGTTAATATAGTCATCGAAATAGCTGGGAGTGGTGGGCACTGGAGTGACTGCAGTGTGCTGTTTGTTTGGCTACTCCCTTGCTGCGTTTGGCAAGTTGGTGGAGGGTTGAGCAGTATATATACTGTGAGTTCCTGTAAAGAAGATGAGGCAAGAGGTATAGAGAGGGATAAGAGCAGAATCGAGAGTCACAATGTGCATTGCTGCATGGCTGTGGCAGTCTCACCCTGTCTACCCACTTCTCCTTCTGCTCAATAGAGATGAGTTCCATGATAGGTATGATCAAAACCTTTCACTAAGTTTGCTTCAATCATTGTATTATCGTTCCATGAATTCATATGATCTCTCGTCTGGATCAATGTGGACATGGTCTTTAGTCACTGCATCAAACCTGATTCATTTTCAACTCCTCCATATAGGCTTCACAAGTTTCAAATCTCCATATGTTGCACTGCCTGTTGGTATATACAAGATTGTTGATGGTGATTAGTTCCAGTATATATCATTGTCATCTCCTTCATAAATGCTTGCAAAAATTGAAATTTGCATATGCAATTGATAGTATCAACATGTATCATGTTGGATCTCACTGGATGGCAGGCCTACTAAACCAGTAGCATGGTGGGGAGATGGATTTCAGAAGATACTGGGAGGGAGAGATGGGTTAGCTGGTGGGACTTGGCTGGGGTGCACAAAGGATGGAAGGCTGGCTTTTTTGACTAATGTGTTGGAGCCTGACCTTCTCTCCGGTGCAAAGAGCAGAGGAGAATTGCCTCTCAGGTTCCTGCAGGTTCTGTATCTTTATGATCTTGACATTGATATCTTCCGTTCATTCATTTGTTGGAAACATCTTCTCTGTTTAGTTGGAAACTTGGCAATCTTCTTTGCCATGACAAGAAAAACATAATGCTTCCAAACATAAAAATATCGAACATGGCATTTATGTAATCATCACCTGCTATTATTCTTTGTTCATATTACTTTGTTTTTTTCATTTGtttcaaatgcatgatacacattTGTTTCTACAGAATTCCATTTTGATTGTGCTTTCTCATAACCTAGTAAACATGAAAATTTTCCATTTATCCTATCTACACTTTAAACATGAAAATTGGTATTTACTGCAAGTACGGCTTAACGTGTGTTAATTCATAAACCGCTGTCTTAGCATATGTTTTGAACATGTTATCTTGTGCTCATTATGTAAAGCTTTTCTTGAGTTCCTGAGATGTGTAATATTTTAGATATGTGCAGAGCTAGTACTCTAAATTAAAGGTAACAATAAACTTTTGTTAAGAAAACTTATGTTGCACTTTGGTCCTTTTGGTTTCATTGGATGGTTATATCTGTGTGAATGGTCATGTTGATTACCCTTGTTGTGATAACTTAAGCTATCTGCTATTGTATGTTTGGCATGGATGCTTACCTTTTTCAGGTGGTCACTGGACTCTGTTTGTAAGATGTAATTGTCCATATGTGCTTAAGAGTATTACATAGTTGTTAACTTTGATTTCTTTTGCTGATAGATACATTGTATCTTTTCGCCAGCTCACATGCACAATAATGCATTTGATTTTAATCACAGAATTAGATAAGAGTTTGTAAGTTTGCATCTCTGTGAAGGTTCTGCATTATTCTCTTTTGGCATTGGGTTTTCATTTCAGGATAGACAGAGCCCTGTGGAATTTGCAGAGGATCTGGTAAAGGAAGCAAATGAATACAATGGTTTCAACCTCATAGTAGCTGATACTTCTTCCAAACTCATGGTTTATGTGTCCAATCGACCTAAGGGAGAGCCTGTTTCTGTTCAAGTGGTCTCCCCAGGTCTTCATGTGCTCTCCAATGCAAAGTTGGACTCTCCTTGGCCTAAGGTAAGCAAGTAATCATAAAGAGTTCTGATTCCAATTCCTGAATGGTTTAGCAGATGACATAATTTGTGTTTTGATGATTATATTCATCCAGAATATGTTTGTAATGTTCTTCACTGATGCTAATGTCCTTTCCCTTGCTATTTTAGTTGGATCTTTACTAATCGTACAGTTTTGGTTTCCTGTATTGACAAATAGTACATCACAACAGTTCATGCAATTAAAGTGGCACATAATGGTAAAAATATAAAACATGTTGCCTGCCGTAATACTTGATTTGATATCAGGTATCGAGCAAGTACTAAATTGATGACACTGATTCCTATTGAGTTGCTTGGAAGACCAACTCACCTTGGTCACCTTTAACAAAGTTTTGATGCAAAAACATAAAAAGGAGGAAGGAAAGAAACCAAGAAACAAGTTACGCATTGTATACTTTGTCATGCAGTTACATGCATATTTACTTAATATGTAATCTGCTATAATTTGGGAAGTTCTATGTCATGTCCTTTCTGTTGAAACCATACTTCTTCACTCTAGAGTAGATCAGTAAACCTACATTAGGTTTATTGAAAACTTATCTTGAAAGCGGCAGCTTAAACATATGGAAACTATTATTCAGTAGCACTATTAGCTTCTCTGTTTGGCAAACCTCATCAGTGATTGAAGAACCTTGAGATTTTGGTAATAGGAAAGTAAACAAAGTGATAAGATCACAATGAAAAGAGAAAGCCATCACTgagattgtcattcttatgaacataaaattcacaagaaATAGAAGGCACCAACAAGTGGTTGAATGACAAGAAAGCCATCACTGACATTATGTCTATGAATCCTATACGTTTCTCATGCTTCATACAAAGTGGAGCAAAACTACTTAGTTCATCTTCATTCTCGTGCAGGCGCAGCGCCTTGGCACAAGTTTCATGGACATAATTCTGAAGCATGGAGATGAAGAAATCTCGCAAGAGGACATGGTCGAAGAGCTGATGTTTGACACTACAAAGGCTAATAGAGAAAAGCTGCCTAACACCGGCTGTGATCCTAATTGGGAACTCAATTTAAGCTCTGTTTTTGTAGGAGTTGAGACCGAATTAGTAATCATTGAATCCAAACATCTTCCATATGATAATTTTCTTTGAACCAAAACACATATAACTAGTCTTTTTCTTTGATCCATACAGGGGCGATATGGAACGCGAAGCACTGCTGCTTTATCTGTAAAGACTACTGGAAATGTAAGCTTCTATGAGAAGTACTTGGAGAATGGAGTGTGGAAGGAGCACACTGTTGCTTACAATATAGAGAAGGGACAGTGAGTAGAGTTGCATCTGAGAATAATTGTGTTAAAGGACAGACACCGTTGTCCCAATTGTTGCCTTCTACATGAAATCTGAATGCAAAGGATTTATTTCCTTGT of Musa acuminata AAA Group cultivar baxijiao chromosome BXJ1-7, Cavendish_Baxijiao_AAA, whole genome shotgun sequence contains these proteins:
- the LOC135679980 gene encoding uncharacterized protein LOC135679980, whose product is MCIAAWLWQSHPVYPLLLLLNRDEFHDRPTKPVAWWGDGFQKILGGRDGLAGGTWLGCTKDGRLAFLTNVLEPDLLSGAKSRGELPLRFLQDRQSPVEFAEDLVKEANEYNGFNLIVADTSSKLMVYVSNRPKGEPVSVQVVSPGLHVLSNAKLDSPWPKAQRLGTSFMDIILKHGDEEISQEDMVEELMFDTTKANREKLPNTGCDPNWELNLSSVFVGVETELGRYGTRSTAALSVKTTGNVSFYEKYLENGVWKEHTVAYNIEKGQ